The DNA segment GTGCTTCGTCTTCCTCGAGTGTAACGACTGCGTCGTCAGTCACCGGTTCGCCGTCTTCGTCCACGTATGGACCGTCTTCCTCACCTTCGGTTTCGACGAAGTCGTATTCCTGGTTATCGTTGGTATCCAGGTGCGGCATCGCGATCAACGTCTCACTCTCCTCGAGTGGCTCGTCGAGTTCGATTTCGACGTTTTCGTGGGTGCCTGCCTCGAGATATTCGGAGACGCCGATGACGCTCTCGATCACGTTCCCAACGAGCAACGAACTGTCGTGAATCGTGACGAAGCCACCCTCGTCCATGGTGACTTCGTCGACGACAACTGTTGTCCCATCAGTGGTTTGGTCGCTAAACGTGACACTTGCGGCCGGCTCTGCGACCGCATCGTCATCCTCGTCTGTATCTGTATCGTCCGGTTCATCGTCGTCGTTCGAATCGTCCTGTGCCGAAACAGTCGTCGGTGATGCTACTGCGGCCCCCGCCACCATGGCGACCCCGCTACACAGTACCATCAGCGCGACGAATGCAACGACGAGTTGTTTCCGTGTGCTCATGTATCTCGTGCCTGTAAGGCGTCGGAGAATAGACGAAATATAGTATAAAGCGGGCAATCCCTTCCGGCCGGTAACGAAATACTGGACTGTACAGTGGCTCGTTCACCCTCCGAACAGTATCGAAAAGCCTCATTGGGATGAGAGTCACTCGAGCGTTGCTTTCAGTGCCATCGACGGGTCCGGTTGCTGTTGCTGTGTTTCTCTGGACGACGACTCACAATGTAGCGTCGATGGCCGACAGGTTGCAAGCGCTCGGCGAGTCATGAACAGTACCGACAGTCCGAATCATACGGTCTGTTGTATCTTTTCCAGGTAAACCGTATCAGTCCGTCCGCTTCATTTCACTCGAGGTCGAAGAATCACTGGATCGAGAGAGTTGCGGTTCGTGGCCACGAATACAGACGAGGTTCTCACGCCCGAGTCGTAATTTCGTGACCTGGCCGTCCTTCTCCAGTTCGCTCAGGAGACGGCTCACTTTCGCTTTCGACCAGTCGACAGAGTCGACGATAGCAGACTGTTTCATCCGCCCACCGTTATCCCGGATGAGTGAACAAACCAGTTCCCTGTCCGTCTTGACGGGTTGCTGATCCGTGTGGCTGCCGGTCTCGCTTTTTGCTCGTGAGAGTCGTTTTTTCACGTGCAACGAACCACCCAGCACGGCCAGGGCTACAATCCCGACCAGGGCTGCCAAATGGGATCGACGATCGGTCTGTAAAATGAACTCGCTGGGCAGGGCAAAGACCCCGGTAACGTCGGTCCAGACCCACGCGGTTTCGAGGAGGAATACACCGGCAATCTGTATGGAATTCATGGAAACTGAATAGTGGACGGTGCTCGAGTGACAGTTCGTCAGCATCAAACGACACGTGGCACCTAAATCATTTTTATAAGGGAGGCAGGTTGTACTCGGAAAGTGAAAGTGGAAATAGCGGGAAACTCACGGTCGACAGTTGGTTATCAGAGGTCGTCGCGGCAACTCGAGTTAACACCTTTCGAATGGCCATCGTAGTAGCTATCGTAGCCAGTGAAAGTCAGTGTACACCCTATCGCAAGCGGGCGTCGCGTTAGGTGTGTAAACCGTTTTAAGCCCATCTATATCCGCCATTTGGAACGATTCAATGGCAAACACGCATCTACAGAAGGCGAGTGCCTCGGGGTCGTTCGGCTGATCTTGATCTTCCGTGACTGAGCGACGCAAAGCTTCGCGATGGCCGCGAAACCGATGGTTTGGCTCGATGACGAAAGACTCGAGGTTTTTTCAACCACTTGCCCCCGAGGTACTTCACGAATGGCAGGGTGATCATCTCCGCTCTCGTTTCAGGTTGGAACACCGACGGCGTCGAACGTTGTAACACCGACAACCGCCAGGAGCGTCAACACGATCAGCACGCTGAGCCAGGCGACCAGCGTGATGAGGAGCGCCCGAATCCATCCCCCAGGATATCGAGCATTGATCACCGATAAATACGCCAGGAACACGAGTATCGGGCCCAGAAATGGTATCCGGCCGAAAAAGAAGCCGACGACACCCCAGACGAGCGCACCGAATAACGCCGTGACGATAGCGTAGGTGTAATCCGTCGTGTCGACGATGGCTCGAGCGCCGACGTAGATACCGAGTGCGCCGATCAAGAGGCTAACGACGAAGACGATGATGCTGTTCAGCATACCCCGCGTTCTGTGATCGTTGACAGTAACTAATGACCTCCTACTCGAGGAAGCATATAGTAGCCAGTCAAAGTCATTGAATACGCTATCGCAAGACGGCATCGCCGGAGCGGTCTAAATCGTTTTGTTGGCTACGACAACTTGCCCGACCACGGACAACCGCACCGCGAAAAAGATACAGCAGACCGTTTCAATCGTCTGACCGGCCAGTTCCTGCCGAGGTATACTCATCGCCGGCCGGCGGAGACTGTTCGGACTCACCGTCGGTTCGTCGCCTGTACTCCATCCGCTCTAATCCCGTCTCGAGGTCGATGCGAGCCTCGAAGTCGAGTTCGCGTTTACAGCGGGTCGTCGATGCAACGCTGTGGCGGATATCACCCGGCCGGGGAGGTTTGTGTACGATCGGGGAGTCGGAACCGGTTACAGCCGAAATCTTCGACGCCAGCTCGAGAATCGAGGTAGCAGTCCCCGACCCAACGTTCAGCGACGGTGCGTCGACATCGATGCTCGCCGCACGAACGGTTGCCGTGACGACGTCGTCGACGTGAACGAAATCGCGGGTTTGCTCACCGTCGCCTTCTATCGTAATCGGTTCACCAGACCGTGCCTGCTCGAGAAAAGTCGAGATGACCCCGCTGTAGGGGCCTTGCTGTCTGGGTCCATAGACGTTAAAATACCTGAGTGCGACGGCCTCGAGGTCGTAGCACTCCCGATAGACACGAGCGTACTGATCGAGCGCCAGTTTCTGGACGCCGTATGGTGACGTCGGTCGCAACGAATCTCCTTCAGCAATCGGTACGTTCGTCGGATGGCCGTAGACGGCCGCACTCGAGGCCAGCACGACTCGCGCGTCTTCGATTCTGGCCTGTTCGAGCACCGAGTGGGTCGCCTCTATGTTGACGGCGTGACTCGCCCGTGGCTCGTCGATACTCTGTTCGACGCTCACGATGGCAGCGTGGTGAAAGATGACGTCGACGTCTCTAGCCGCTCGCTGGAGCGCAATTTCGTCTCGAATATCACCCTCGATGAGGGTTGCGTCCTCGTGGACGTGGTCTCGAGTGCCGGTCGAAAACCGGTCGAGTACACGAACGTCGTTGTCCGAAACGAGCGTGTCGACCAGGTGGCTGCCAATAAAACCACCGCCGCCGGTGACGAGAATTCGTTTTCCCTGGAGTGAGTCGGCTTCGTGGGCCGATCCAACGTTCCTCTCGGGTTTCATTGACGCTGGCAACTGGGGGGCGGCGGTTTAGTATGAAGGACGTACCGACCGAAGCTCCTCGAACTGCAAGACTTATGGCACCATTGCTGTCAGATCTCCCACTTTGGTGGCCGGTGAGAAGCCAACAGAAGCTATTTGATCGGTCCTTCGGAAGGGTGCACAATGACAGTTGATCTCGTCGTCCGCAATGGAACGGTCGTCACACCGGCCGGCCGAAGCGCGGACGCAGGCATCGCTATCGACGGGGAGACCATCGTCGCTGTCGGGCAAAGCGACCAGCTACCCACAGCAGACCGCGAAATCGACGCCGAGGGGAACGTCATCGTTCCGGGAATAGTCGATTGTCACATTCACAATCGCGAACCCGGTCTCGAGTACAAAGAAGACTGGGAGTCAGCAACGCGAGCGGCCGCTGCAGGTGGAGTCACCACGGTAGTCGGTATGCCAAACACGGATCCCATCATCGACCGACCCGAACACCTGCAACTGAAATTCGATCGTGGTGAGGCGTCGGCTCACGTCGATTTCCAGAGTTACGTGGTGGTTACCAGCGACAACCTCTCGTTGATTCCCGACCTCGACGAGGCTGGCGCGCTGGGGTACAAAATCTTCCTCGGCTCGACCGTCGGTGATGTGCCACCGCCGACCGATGGCGAGATTCTCGAGGCGATGGAACTGATCGAGGGGACGGGCAAGCGCCTCGGTTTCCACGAAGAAAACGGCGAAATTGTCGACCATTACACGACCCAGTTCAAGGCGGCTGGAAAAAACGAACCGATCGATTTTGCCCACTCGCGGCCAGTGATTGCCGAACGGGAGGCTATCGAACGGATGCTCACCTTCGCCGAGGAAACCGGCGCCAAGGTACATATGTATCACGTCTCCTCCGGATCAGGTGCGGAAGCCGTCGCCCGCGGGAAAGACCGTGGAATCGACGTCACGGCCGAAACCTGTCCGCACTACCTCTGGTTTACCGAGGACGTGTTGCGAGAGAAAGGCAATGTGGCTCGCATTCAACCACCGATTCGCGATGCCGACCAGCGAGACCGTCTCTGGACAGCCCTCCAGTCGGGCGCGATCGATTGTATCGCGACTGACCACGCACCACACACTGACGAAGAGAAACTGGTCGACGACCCATTCGGCAACACCTGGGACGCAATCTCGGGATTCGTCGGCCTCGAGACCGAGGTCCCGGCGCTGTTGACTTTCGTCGACCAGGGGAGACTGACGCTCGAGGAGTGGGTCTATCACCACGCCACCCGTCCTGCACAGGTCTGGGGAATGTATCCTCAAAAAGGCTCGCTACAGGTCGGTACCGACGCCGACTTCACCATCGTCGACCCCGAACACGAGTGGACACTCGAGGACCGGCACACACTCCACTCGAAAAATTGCGTGACACCGTTCGAAGGCGAGACCTTCACCGGAAAAGCGACGACGACGGTGGTTCGAGGCGAGGTCGTTTATCAGGACGGTTCGGTCGTCGGCGAGTCCGGATTCGGCACTCGAGTCGACGTCTGATCGGATCGTAAGTCGGTTTACTCCTCGAGATCCGCTCCAATCGCTGTCTCAATCGAGGCAAACCCGTCTCGCTCGAGCAGTTCGACCAGCCCTTTGTTGATCTCGCGGGCGGTCGATGGGCCGTTGTAGACGAAACCGGTGTACAACTGGACCAGCGACGCACCAGCCCTGATCTTCTCGTAGGCGGTTTCGGCCGAGTCGATGCCGCCGACGCCGATGATCGGCAAGTCGGTGTTCGAAGCTAGCAACTCGATGACGTGCGTCGACTGCTCGCGGAGGGGTGCACCACTCATACCACCCCATTCGTCGCGTTCAGGGGCTTGCAGTCCTTCTCGACTGGTCGAGGTATTCGTCGCGATCAGTCCGTCGACACCGTGTGATTCGACGATGTCGAGTAACTCGAGGATCGAGTCGTCGGGTGAGTCGGGGCCGATCTTGACGAGGATCGGGACCTCGAGGTCGTTTTCAGCCTCGATGGTTTCGAAAATCGCCTCGAGGTGTTCGGGCGAACTCTCGTCGAACGTATCGGGCGTGTTCGGACAGGAGACGTTCACGACGACGTAATCGGCGAACGGGCTGAGTCGAGAAAAGACACGTCGGTAATCCTCGATTGCTTCCCGTTCGGTCGAGGGGTTCATTTTGCCGATGTTGACGCCGAGTGGGACACCTGGCGTAGAGTCTGCGAGGAGGCGCTCTTTGACCGCTTCCATGCCGTCCCCGTTGAATCCCATGCGATTGATCATCGCTTCGTCTTCCTGTAGACGGAACAATCGGGGCTTTTCGTTACCCGTCTGGGAGTACGGCGTGACCGTGCCGATTTCGACGAAGCCGAATCCCAGTGCCTCGAGTGCGTGGGTACACTCAGCGTTTTTGTCGAACCCAGCGGCGACGCCGACCGGATTCGGAAACTGGGTGCCAAATCGCTCGAGTTCCAGCGCGGGGTCTTCGTACTGATAGACCGAGCGAAGGGCTTTGCGCGTCGGCCAGGTGGACTGCCCCAACCGAAGCAATCGCTTCCCAAGGGTATGAGCCAACTCTGGCGGGAGTCGAAACGCCAGGGGCCGAAGGCGAGAGTAGCAAGTCATTGGCTGAACTGGTTCGTGGACGTACCTAAAAGAATCGGACCGAGACCAGCGTGCATGACAGCTAAATCAATATTGTGACGGTGGATATCTCCTCGAGTGATACCGGAGTGCTGAATAGGTACATGAATGTTCGTTCGGAATCCGAAACAAGCGTCGGTCCAGACGCCTGTGTTCGGAAGATAACGAAATAGTTTTCCTACGACTCCCGCATGAGTCGACTACCAGACAACAGAGCCATGAGTAACGTATTTCCGCCGAGTGGAGGGATCTTCTGTGGGGGTTGAGCGACTGCTCATCCCGCTTTCTCGCTCGGCAACTGTCCGCCAAACAGTGGCCTACGCCGTCCAGTCCGGGCTCGAGTCGTCGCCCGAAACACTGTCGTGTCACCTCGTCGTCGCCGTGCCCTACGAGGCTGACGTGCCAGAAGAACAGGCAGCTCTCGAGGAAGCGCGCGCCTTACTCGAGCGAGCGGTCAACTGGATCAACGAGGACGCCGAAGGGTCCGAGACGACAGTCGAGTGTGAAACGGCTGTCCTCGGGGGTGGGGAGTACCTGTTCGGTCCGAAAGACTACGCCAGAACGTTCCAGGCGTACGCCGACGAACACGATATCGACCGACTCGTCCTCGACCCGGAGTACCAGCCAGGTGCAACTGCACCGATCTTACAACCACTCGAGCGAGAGTTGGCACGCTGCCCGTTGCCGTTTACCGAAGCGCCGGTCGAACGGCCGGCACAGCACGAGCGCCTGACTGGTACGGCGAGCTGGAGCCGTTTTCTCTCGCTGTTCGGCATCTCGTTTGCATTTTATCTTATTCTGGGCGATCCAACGTACTGGTTCGACCTCGTGACGGGAACGGCCGTCGGTTTGATCGTCGCCCTCACCCTTTCACACGTGACGTTCTCGACGGCTCCGACGTTTCCGCAATCGCCGATGCGGGTCCTCAGATTAGTCGTCTACGTGCCCTATCTCATCTTCGAGATCATCAAAGCGAACATCCTCATCTCGCTGGTCATCTTGCGGCCATCGATGCCGATCAATCCCCGAATGACCCAGGTGAACGCCCGCGTTCGAAGCGGGCTCCCGCTCCTTGCGCTCGCGAACAGTATCACCCTCACGCCCGGCACGCTCACCGTTCGGGCTAACGACCAGCGACTGCTGGTCCATACGTTGATCGACGACGCTCGAGAGGACCTGTTCGATGGCGGTCTGGAACGTGCCATCAGGTTCGTGTTCCACGGCCGCGAGTCGGCGAGGATCCCGACGCCTCGAGAACGCGGCGATACGGAAGTGCTCAACGGGGGTGCTGAAGAGTGATCCCGACCGACATCAACGAAATATTTGTGTTCGCTGCCGCGATTTTCGTCCTCATCGCCATCGCGATGTTCTATCGGGCGGTGGCGGGACCGACGACCCAGGACCGACTCCTCGCGGTGAACGTACTGGGGACGAACACGGTCGTTATTCTGGCACTCCTCGCCGCGGGGCTCGATCAGCCATGGTTCCTCGATATCGCCCTGATTTACGCCTTGCTTAACTTCCTCATGGCGGTTGCCATCTCGAAGTTCACCGTCGAACGAGGTGGGGTCCTGTGATCGAAACCGTCCGCTTCTGGGCCATTATCGTCTTGCTCGCACTGGGTGTCTTCTTCACGTTCGTCTCCGCAGTCGGCGTACTCCGGTTGCCGGACGTGTACGCCCGCGCTCACACCGCATCTCAGACCGACACGCTCGGCGCGGGACTCGCTCTCGCCGCCGTCGCGCTCGCACTCGGGTGGCAACACGCGACGGTCTACACCGTGCTGTTGTTGTTCTTCGTGTTCATCACGAACCCCACGGCAGCACACGCAATCGCCCGCTCTGCAGCCGAGATGGACATCCAGCCCTGGACCGCAGACAGCGGGGATGACGAGGCCGGAGCCAACCTCGAAGCGGATGGCGGATCGTCACTCGAGGATTCAGCAGACGGCCACAACGGGGGTGATACCCGATGAGCCTCGTCGCCTATACGCTCGTCGCGTTTATTCTCGTCACTGCCGTGGCGACCGCGCTGTTCCGCGACGTACTCTCGGCAATCGTCGTCTTCGGGGCCTACAGCCTGGGGATGGCGATTCTGTATACGCTGTTGCTCGCTCCTGACGTCGCCATGACCGAGGCGGCAATCGGGGCCGGCGTCACGACGATACTGCTCCTATTGACGATCGCACGAACGACCAGGCCGAGTACGGAACGGCTGTTCGAGCCGATCAACGTGCCCGCACTGTTCGTCGTGACCGCGTTCGTCATCGTTCTGGTCACGCAGTTGCTCCCAGAGATGTATGCCGTCGGTGACCCTAACGCCCCGGTCTGGTCGAACCCCGAGGTCACCCAGGCCTACCTCGAGCAAACCTATCGTGACACGGGTGTACAAAACGCCGTGACCGCCGTACTCGCGGCGTATCGAGGGTTCGACACCTTCGGCGAGGCGGTCGTCGTCTTCGCCGCTGGTATCGCAACCCTACTCGTATTGAAACGGGAGGTGTTCGCCTGATGGCCGATAAACGGACGACCGGGTACGAAGACACCTATACCGAGAGCCAGGTCATCCTGACGGCGGTGAAGATTATCGCTCCCTTCACGCTGACCTACGGGATGTTTATGACGCTTCACGGAGCCGACACCCCTGGCGGAAGCTTCCAGGGTGGTGCGATAATCGGCGTCACGATACTCATGTTGGCGTTCGCCTTCGGCATCGAACCGACGCGCCAGTGGCTCAAAAATAGCGTCATCGTCTCACTGGTTGCCGGCGGCGTTGCCATCTTCGTCGGCGTTGGGCTCGCGACGATGGCACTCGGTGGCAACTTCCTCCAGTACGAACTGTTCGACACCGAACTCGGGATTCCAGACGGCACCAAGTGGGGGATGGAAGCCATCGAGGTTGGCGGTATCGCCCTCATCGTCGCCGGCGTGGTCATCACGCTGTTTTTCGCGACGGCCGCAGGCTTCACTCCCGAGGGACGGAGCTACAGACCGGATTCGACCGACTCGGACGACGAGGTGATTTCCGATGATTGAGTTGCTTGCCACTCGCTATGCGTATCTGTTGATGTTCGTTCTGCTAGGTGTCGGTCTCTACATGACCATCGCCAGCCAGAACCTCGTAAAGAAACTGATCGGCGTCAACCTGTTCCAGACGGCGATTTTCCTGTTCTTCGTCGCCGTCGCCTACGTCGAAGTTGATGGTGAACCGGGTGGATCACCGGTCGTTCCAGCCACCGAAAACCCTGCCTCGAGCGACCTGATCCTCGCCAGTCCGTTGCCACACGTAATCGTTCTGACCGCGATTGTCGTCGGGATTGCGCTCACGGCGGTTGGACTGGCGTTGATCGTCCGTATCTACTCGGAGTACGGAACGCTTCGAGAAGACACCCTCCGGGAGGTGCGTGCCGATGAGTAGCGTCGAACTGCTGCCGGCGTTGCTAGTCGTGGTTCCGATCCTCCTGGCGACGGTGCCTATCGCGCTCGGACTGCGTTACGATCGGACCGGCTGGTCTGTCACGCTTGCGACAACGGTTGGCCTGTTCGCTGGGACTGTCTACCTCGCGACGGTCGTCTACGGCGGGTCGGGAACGAACCAGGAAGTCGCCGTCATCCATGAACTCGGTGGCTTCACCGCACCGATGGGCATCGAACTCGTTGCGGACACGCTGTCGACGATGATCGCCTTGTTGGTCACCGGAACGGCACTCGGTGTCCTCGCGTTCACCCGCGTTGGCGGCCCGCGTGGAAACACGTTTTACAGTGGCTATCTGTTGCTCGTCGGCGGCCTGCTCGGACTGACCATGACCGGCGACGTGTTCAACATGTTCGTCTTCCTCGAGATCGTCGGCCTCGGCAGTTACGCCCTGATCTCGAGCGGGAGAGGTCCGGAAGCGGCCGTTGCCGCCCTCAAGTACCTGATTATCGGTACCGTCGGCGCGTCGATCTACCTGATCGGTGTTGGCTTCCTGTTCATGGCGACGGGGTCGCTGAATATGCTCGACCTGGCGGCTACGGTCCCCACACTCGAGGGACAGAATCTCCAGCTCGCTCGAGCGGCGTTCGCGTTCATCTTCGTCGGCTTCGCGATCAAAGTGGCCCAGTGGCCGCTACACAGCTGGCAACCGGATGCCTATCAGCACGCCCCTGATGGCGTGACGCCGCTGATTGCGGCCCTGGTCTCGACGGTGTCGGCGTATGCGCTCGCACGCCTGCTGTTCACCGTGTTCGGCGCTGAGTTCATCGCTTCGACCCCCTATGCGAGCGAAATAATCGTCACAGTGGGTGCCGTCAGCGTCGTCGCCGGCAGCACCCTCGCCGTGATTCAGACCGACGTGAAACGGATGCTCGCGTACTCTTCGGTCTCACAGTTTGGTCTGATCGTGGCTGCCTACGGTCTGCTCACCGAGACGGCACTTGTCGGCGCGCTCATCCACCTCATCGGCCACGGGCTGATGAAAGCCGGCCTGTTCATCGCCGTTGGAATCATCGCGATCGGCTACGGTGCTCGGACGGTCGATGCATACGCCGGTCTCGCCGGCGAGCGCCCGTTCGTGGCAGGTTCGATGGCCGTACTCCTCATCGCCTTGGTCGGAATCCCGCCATCGATCGGCTTCATCGGCAAGTGGTACATCGCCGTGGGTGCCATCGAGGCCCAGTCCTGGCTCGTGGCAGGCGTCATCTTCCTCAGCACCATGTTGACGCTCGCCTACGTCGCCCGTCTGCTCGAGCGGATGTACTTTACTCCTGCCTCAGCGCTCGAGGCTGGCCACGAAGACACCGCGACAGTTGGCCACGCCGTCACCGATGGGGGAACCGCAACGGTGAGGGGTACTCGAGTCACGATCGGGATGCTCGCCATCGTTATTTTCGTCGCGGCGCTCGCGGTGTTCCTCGGCTTTGCCGGGGACGCGTTCTTCGCGTTGCTCGAACCGTTCGTCGAATCTGCTGACCTGGAGGTGTCTCCCTGATGTCTGAAACCGTCGTTACTGACCTGCGACCGCTGGCTGCCGTACTCGTCTCGGCAATCGCCGTGGTCTTCATCGTCGCGTCGTATCGCTACCCGAACGTTCGTGAGGGGTGGTCGGTTCTGGCTGCACTGGCCAAATTCGCCATCGTCGCCAGCATGTTACCCGGCGTGATGAACGGCACCGTGTATAAATGGAGTTTCGCCGAGGCAACCGGCCTCGATTTCGTCGCAGGCGTCGACTTCGCCCTCCGGGCGGACCCGCTCGGAATGCTCTTTGCCTTGCTCGCGAGTTTCCTCTGGATCTTCACCTCGTTTTATGCGGCAGGCTACATGCGCGGACTCGACGAACACGCCCAGACCCGGTTTTTCGCCGCGTTCGCCGCCAGTCTCTCGACGGCCGTCGGCATCGCCTTCGCCTCGAATCTCGTCACCATCTTCATCTTCTACGAACTGCTCTCGCTGGTGACCTACCCGCTCGTTGCCCACAACGAAGATAGCGAGGCACGGATTGCCGGTCGGAAATACCTCACCTACACGTTCTTCGGCGGCGGGGTGTTCTTACTCGCCGGAACCGTCCTCGTCTACTGGCTGACAAGCTCGGCCAGTGGGACGGACACGGCCACCCTCGAGTTCCAGGCTGGTGGGATCGAACTCCTCACGGAGGCCGCAGCGGCTGACCCGGCAATCGCTCAGGCCGCGTTTTACCTGCTGATTGCCGGCTTTGGTGTCAAAGCAGCGGT comes from the Natronosalvus amylolyticus genome and includes:
- a CDS encoding helix-turn-helix transcriptional regulator — its product is MNSIQIAGVFLLETAWVWTDVTGVFALPSEFILQTDRRSHLAALVGIVALAVLGGSLHVKKRLSRAKSETGSHTDQQPVKTDRELVCSLIRDNGGRMKQSAIVDSVDWSKAKVSRLLSELEKDGQVTKLRLGRENLVCIRGHEPQLSRSSDSSTSSEMKRTD
- a CDS encoding NAD-dependent epimerase/dehydratase family protein, encoding MKPERNVGSAHEADSLQGKRILVTGGGGFIGSHLVDTLVSDNDVRVLDRFSTGTRDHVHEDATLIEGDIRDEIALQRAARDVDVIFHHAAIVSVEQSIDEPRASHAVNIEATHSVLEQARIEDARVVLASSAAVYGHPTNVPIAEGDSLRPTSPYGVQKLALDQYARVYRECYDLEAVALRYFNVYGPRQQGPYSGVISTFLEQARSGEPITIEGDGEQTRDFVHVDDVVTATVRAASIDVDAPSLNVGSGTATSILELASKISAVTGSDSPIVHKPPRPGDIRHSVASTTRCKRELDFEARIDLETGLERMEYRRRTDGESEQSPPAGDEYTSAGTGRSDD
- the allB gene encoding allantoinase AllB, producing MTVDLVVRNGTVVTPAGRSADAGIAIDGETIVAVGQSDQLPTADREIDAEGNVIVPGIVDCHIHNREPGLEYKEDWESATRAAAAGGVTTVVGMPNTDPIIDRPEHLQLKFDRGEASAHVDFQSYVVVTSDNLSLIPDLDEAGALGYKIFLGSTVGDVPPPTDGEILEAMELIEGTGKRLGFHEENGEIVDHYTTQFKAAGKNEPIDFAHSRPVIAEREAIERMLTFAEETGAKVHMYHVSSGSGAEAVARGKDRGIDVTAETCPHYLWFTEDVLREKGNVARIQPPIRDADQRDRLWTALQSGAIDCIATDHAPHTDEEKLVDDPFGNTWDAISGFVGLETEVPALLTFVDQGRLTLEEWVYHHATRPAQVWGMYPQKGSLQVGTDADFTIVDPEHEWTLEDRHTLHSKNCVTPFEGETFTGKATTTVVRGEVVYQDGSVVGESGFGTRVDV
- a CDS encoding quinone-dependent dihydroorotate dehydrogenase, which gives rise to MTCYSRLRPLAFRLPPELAHTLGKRLLRLGQSTWPTRKALRSVYQYEDPALELERFGTQFPNPVGVAAGFDKNAECTHALEALGFGFVEIGTVTPYSQTGNEKPRLFRLQEDEAMINRMGFNGDGMEAVKERLLADSTPGVPLGVNIGKMNPSTEREAIEDYRRVFSRLSPFADYVVVNVSCPNTPDTFDESSPEHLEAIFETIEAENDLEVPILVKIGPDSPDDSILELLDIVESHGVDGLIATNTSTSREGLQAPERDEWGGMSGAPLREQSTHVIELLASNTDLPIIGVGGIDSAETAYEKIRAGASLVQLYTGFVYNGPSTAREINKGLVELLERDGFASIETAIGADLEE
- a CDS encoding monovalent cation/H+ antiporter subunit E; its protein translation is MGVERLLIPLSRSATVRQTVAYAVQSGLESSPETLSCHLVVAVPYEADVPEEQAALEEARALLERAVNWINEDAEGSETTVECETAVLGGGEYLFGPKDYARTFQAYADEHDIDRLVLDPEYQPGATAPILQPLERELARCPLPFTEAPVERPAQHERLTGTASWSRFLSLFGISFAFYLILGDPTYWFDLVTGTAVGLIVALTLSHVTFSTAPTFPQSPMRVLRLVVYVPYLIFEIIKANILISLVILRPSMPINPRMTQVNARVRSGLPLLALANSITLTPGTLTVRANDQRLLVHTLIDDAREDLFDGGLERAIRFVFHGRESARIPTPRERGDTEVLNGGAEE
- a CDS encoding cation:proton antiporter codes for the protein MIPTDINEIFVFAAAIFVLIAIAMFYRAVAGPTTQDRLLAVNVLGTNTVVILALLAAGLDQPWFLDIALIYALLNFLMAVAISKFTVERGGVL
- the mnhG gene encoding monovalent cation/H(+) antiporter subunit G: MIETVRFWAIIVLLALGVFFTFVSAVGVLRLPDVYARAHTASQTDTLGAGLALAAVALALGWQHATVYTVLLLFFVFITNPTAAHAIARSAAEMDIQPWTADSGDDEAGANLEADGGSSLEDSADGHNGGDTR
- a CDS encoding DUF4040 domain-containing protein, which codes for MSLVAYTLVAFILVTAVATALFRDVLSAIVVFGAYSLGMAILYTLLLAPDVAMTEAAIGAGVTTILLLLTIARTTRPSTERLFEPINVPALFVVTAFVIVLVTQLLPEMYAVGDPNAPVWSNPEVTQAYLEQTYRDTGVQNAVTAVLAAYRGFDTFGEAVVVFAAGIATLLVLKREVFA
- a CDS encoding MnhB domain-containing protein, which gives rise to MADKRTTGYEDTYTESQVILTAVKIIAPFTLTYGMFMTLHGADTPGGSFQGGAIIGVTILMLAFAFGIEPTRQWLKNSVIVSLVAGGVAIFVGVGLATMALGGNFLQYELFDTELGIPDGTKWGMEAIEVGGIALIVAGVVITLFFATAAGFTPEGRSYRPDSTDSDDEVISDD
- a CDS encoding cation:proton antiporter subunit C, which gives rise to MIELLATRYAYLLMFVLLGVGLYMTIASQNLVKKLIGVNLFQTAIFLFFVAVAYVEVDGEPGGSPVVPATENPASSDLILASPLPHVIVLTAIVVGIALTAVGLALIVRIYSEYGTLREDTLREVRADE
- a CDS encoding proton-conducting transporter membrane subunit; this translates as MSSVELLPALLVVVPILLATVPIALGLRYDRTGWSVTLATTVGLFAGTVYLATVVYGGSGTNQEVAVIHELGGFTAPMGIELVADTLSTMIALLVTGTALGVLAFTRVGGPRGNTFYSGYLLLVGGLLGLTMTGDVFNMFVFLEIVGLGSYALISSGRGPEAAVAALKYLIIGTVGASIYLIGVGFLFMATGSLNMLDLAATVPTLEGQNLQLARAAFAFIFVGFAIKVAQWPLHSWQPDAYQHAPDGVTPLIAALVSTVSAYALARLLFTVFGAEFIASTPYASEIIVTVGAVSVVAGSTLAVIQTDVKRMLAYSSVSQFGLIVAAYGLLTETALVGALIHLIGHGLMKAGLFIAVGIIAIGYGARTVDAYAGLAGERPFVAGSMAVLLIALVGIPPSIGFIGKWYIAVGAIEAQSWLVAGVIFLSTMLTLAYVARLLERMYFTPASALEAGHEDTATVGHAVTDGGTATVRGTRVTIGMLAIVIFVAALAVFLGFAGDAFFALLEPFVESADLEVSP